From a single Halobellus ruber genomic region:
- a CDS encoding phosphate signaling complex PhoU family protein produces MVETRKVQVTGGSTFTVSIPKEWATANDVSAGSTVEFYPEGDSLFMAPANGEERTEGTLDITDLEGEELTRAVMTMYVSGFDIISLESARITTSQRRTIREATQSLVGLEVLEETRDEVVIRDLLDSAELSIHTAVRRMRLISLSMLEDAVDALAELDDDMARDVIQRDDDVDRLWMVVSRIFRSTLRTPKAAEELGLPREECFDYQSAARQLERVADHATKIAHLILEFEKPVPEEVVDALSQLHEDAHAIIDQGMDALLTDDTEEATRLANDTRESVQAIDERARRIDELLRDLDPARAHLLGLIVDSVSRSADYGGNIAETALQKTAPTP; encoded by the coding sequence TCCACGTTCACTGTCTCGATCCCGAAGGAGTGGGCGACCGCAAACGACGTCTCCGCCGGCAGCACTGTCGAGTTCTACCCGGAGGGCGACTCGTTGTTTATGGCGCCAGCGAACGGCGAGGAGCGGACCGAGGGCACGCTCGACATCACCGACCTCGAGGGCGAGGAACTGACCCGCGCCGTGATGACGATGTACGTCAGCGGGTTCGACATCATCTCGTTGGAGAGCGCCCGGATCACCACCAGCCAGCGCCGCACCATCCGGGAGGCCACACAGAGTCTCGTCGGACTCGAGGTCCTCGAGGAGACCAGAGACGAGGTGGTGATCCGCGACCTGCTGGATTCGGCGGAGCTGTCGATCCACACCGCCGTCAGGCGGATGCGCCTCATCTCGCTGTCGATGCTGGAGGACGCGGTCGACGCGCTCGCCGAACTCGACGACGATATGGCCCGGGACGTGATCCAACGCGACGACGACGTCGACCGGCTGTGGATGGTAGTCTCGCGCATCTTCCGGTCGACCCTCCGGACCCCGAAGGCGGCCGAGGAGCTGGGGCTGCCCCGCGAGGAGTGTTTCGACTACCAGTCCGCAGCGCGCCAGCTCGAACGCGTGGCCGACCACGCCACGAAGATCGCCCACCTCATCCTGGAGTTCGAGAAACCCGTCCCCGAGGAGGTGGTCGACGCGCTCTCCCAACTCCACGAGGATGCACACGCGATCATCGACCAGGGGATGGACGCGCTGTTGACGGACGACACGGAAGAGGCCACCCGCCTGGCGAACGACACCCGCGAGTCGGTGCAGGCGATCGACGAGCGGGCGCGGCGCATCGACGAACTCCTCCGGGACCTCGACCCCGCCCGGGCGCACCTGCTGGGGTTGATCGTCGATTCGGTGTCGCGGAGCGCGGACTACGGCGGCAACATCGCCGAAACCGCGCTGCAGAAGACGGCACCGACGCCGTAA